A genomic stretch from Microbacterium faecale includes:
- a CDS encoding alpha/beta fold hydrolase produces the protein MTDTRDTAADLGVSVRIPQPEGSLRVVTRGTTGPAILLLSGAGNDNISLSWRRAIPALAESHRVFALDWPKQGGSTPWDGKAHHERMLSCIDATLDHFELDTVSLAGVSQGGALTLAYAIERPERVQKIVALAPGGIITFPPVVHQLLWLMAKSRFLNRTLPSWIFRSRAACAWFARTSLFAGPVDDFDEIVDEYHADAVANGSGSSDWQNGSIGFRRMNVDLRPRLHEIQCPTLIIQGDKDVGIAPKHTRAAAEAIPNASYELIEETGHWPNRQRPDLVNGLISTFLAE, from the coding sequence ATGACAGACACACGAGACACGGCCGCCGACCTCGGCGTCTCGGTGCGGATCCCCCAACCAGAGGGCTCCCTCCGCGTCGTCACGCGAGGCACAACCGGGCCCGCAATACTGCTGTTGAGCGGCGCTGGAAACGACAACATCTCGCTTAGCTGGCGGCGGGCGATCCCGGCGCTGGCTGAATCTCACCGCGTCTTCGCTCTTGACTGGCCGAAGCAGGGCGGATCCACCCCCTGGGACGGCAAGGCCCACCACGAGCGCATGTTGAGTTGCATCGACGCTACCCTCGACCATTTCGAGCTGGACACCGTATCGCTGGCCGGCGTGTCTCAAGGAGGAGCGCTGACCCTCGCCTACGCGATCGAACGCCCCGAGCGTGTCCAGAAGATCGTCGCGCTCGCGCCAGGTGGGATCATCACCTTCCCGCCCGTCGTCCATCAGCTGCTCTGGCTGATGGCGAAATCACGATTCCTCAATCGCACGCTGCCGTCGTGGATCTTCCGCAGCCGTGCGGCATGCGCGTGGTTCGCTCGCACGAGCCTGTTCGCCGGCCCGGTGGATGACTTCGATGAGATCGTCGACGAGTACCACGCGGATGCCGTCGCGAACGGCTCCGGGTCTTCCGACTGGCAGAACGGATCCATCGGATTCCGGAGGATGAACGTCGACCTGCGGCCGCGGCTGCACGAGATCCAGTGCCCGACGCTCATCATTCAGGGCGACAAGGATGTCGGCATCGCACCTAAGCACACTCGTGCGGCTGCGGAGGCCATCCCGAACGCCTCCTACGAGCTCATCGAAGAGACTGGGCACTGGCCGAATCGGCAGCGGCCCGATCTCGTCAACGGGCTGATCTCGACCTTCCTGGCAGAATGA
- a CDS encoding GbsR/MarR family transcriptional regulator — MTNPTETELDFVDEVAVFFADEGMPLISGRVIGWLLISDPPEQSAADLARVLEVSRSSISSSAKLLTPSGLVESVRKRGQRQEYLRIGADGWSRMLANRYAKTTAFRQIVERGLSVLGESSTGRRDRLENVAELYAFLEVELPAMWDRWGQWQASRRP; from the coding sequence ATGACCAACCCCACGGAAACCGAACTCGACTTCGTCGACGAGGTCGCGGTGTTCTTCGCCGACGAGGGGATGCCACTCATCTCCGGGCGCGTGATCGGCTGGCTGCTCATCAGCGACCCCCCTGAGCAGAGCGCCGCTGATCTCGCACGCGTTCTCGAGGTAAGCCGCAGCTCGATCAGCTCCTCCGCGAAGCTGCTCACCCCGAGCGGCCTGGTCGAGAGCGTCCGCAAGCGCGGTCAGCGACAGGAGTATCTGCGCATCGGTGCCGACGGCTGGAGCCGAATGCTCGCGAATCGGTACGCGAAGACGACCGCGTTCCGTCAGATCGTCGAGCGCGGGCTCAGCGTCCTGGGCGAGTCGTCCACGGGTCGTCGCGACAGGCTCGAGAACGTCGCCGAACTTTATGCCTTCCTCGAGGTCGAACTGCCAGCGATGTGGGACCGCTGGGGACAGTGGCAAGCCTCTCGTCGCCCCTGA
- a CDS encoding small multidrug efflux protein, whose translation MDPIEQLVRGFQDLVAYVPELVQPFVVMLAGAVPFVEGELAALVGIVGGINPIVAGIFAAVGNFVSVLLVVLVTSRARTAVVDRRAARVPVTVGAVNAAEDFAAEKSESKGRAKFKRWVIRFGVPGASILGPLAIPTQFTSAMLVAGGTPRAWVLLWQAVAIAIWTTVSTVSVWAALTFLVGV comes from the coding sequence ATGGACCCGATCGAGCAGCTCGTACGAGGCTTTCAAGACCTCGTGGCGTACGTGCCTGAACTGGTGCAGCCGTTCGTCGTCATGCTCGCGGGAGCGGTCCCCTTCGTTGAGGGCGAACTCGCGGCCCTGGTCGGCATCGTCGGAGGGATCAACCCGATCGTCGCGGGCATCTTTGCAGCCGTAGGCAACTTCGTGAGTGTCCTCCTCGTCGTGCTCGTCACCTCGCGCGCGCGCACAGCAGTGGTCGATCGTCGAGCTGCGCGAGTACCCGTGACCGTGGGCGCCGTGAATGCCGCTGAGGACTTCGCCGCCGAGAAGTCGGAGTCGAAGGGCCGCGCGAAGTTCAAGCGGTGGGTAATCCGCTTCGGTGTCCCTGGCGCCAGTATCCTCGGCCCGCTGGCGATCCCGACTCAGTTCACATCCGCCATGCTGGTGGCCGGGGGCACCCCTCGGGCGTGGGTGCTGCTCTGGCAGGCCGTGGCCATCGCCATTTGGACGACTGTCAGCACGGTGTCTGTCTGGGCCGCGCTGACCTTCCTCGTCGGTGTGTGA
- a CDS encoding GOLPH3/VPS74 family protein has protein sequence MTDEQREPRVASQESVGGRADGAQTLAEDLLLVLFQPQSGTISGEGTLYYVLAGAVLADLGLGAHVRTGTGRLGGLTVEAVADNPPSDHLLRATWEYVADKPRGVQTVLAATGPTLREPLLDRLIERGELRRRARRSLGFIPSSVIEESDSARRRALLADIRAVLVDGAEPTPRTAALAALLYGSGTLPQFDRDIPWTSPVITRAEELKEGNWGADATAQAVARSVTSLIVSNVIVAAAVLPRT, from the coding sequence ATGACCGACGAACAGCGTGAACCACGCGTCGCATCCCAGGAGAGCGTCGGCGGTCGTGCGGACGGCGCGCAGACACTCGCGGAGGATCTCCTCCTGGTGCTCTTCCAGCCGCAGTCCGGCACGATCTCCGGCGAGGGGACGCTCTACTACGTCCTCGCGGGAGCAGTTCTCGCCGACCTCGGCCTCGGCGCTCATGTTCGAACCGGGACGGGACGGCTGGGGGGCCTGACGGTCGAGGCCGTGGCCGACAACCCGCCGTCCGATCACCTGCTGCGCGCCACCTGGGAGTACGTGGCCGACAAGCCTCGAGGAGTGCAGACGGTGCTGGCGGCGACGGGCCCCACGCTGCGCGAGCCGCTGCTGGACCGGTTGATCGAGCGCGGCGAGCTGCGTCGTCGCGCTCGCAGGTCGCTCGGCTTCATCCCCTCTTCGGTGATCGAGGAATCAGACTCAGCGCGCCGTCGGGCGCTGCTCGCCGACATTCGGGCCGTGCTCGTCGACGGAGCCGAACCCACACCCCGCACCGCTGCTCTCGCCGCGCTCCTCTACGGCAGCGGGACGCTCCCTCAGTTCGACCGCGACATCCCATGGACGTCCCCGGTGATCACGCGGGCCGAGGAACTCAAAGAGGGAAACTGGGGAGCCGACGCGACCGCGCAGGCCGTGGCGCGCAGCGTCACCTCGCTCATCGTCAGCAACGTCATCGTCGCCGCCGCCGTCCTGCCGCGTACCTAG
- a CDS encoding MerR family transcriptional regulator: protein MAWSTRELAERAGTTVNTIRHYHRLGLLEEPEREYNGYKQYEVHHLVSLLRIRRLADLGVPLSQIRDVRASTDSTPQTLRELDAELEESIRRLEEARADIAVILRDEVPADTPAGFASVAGRLSETDASILHIYTQLYDEAALADIQKIAEDVEDVAVDLDRLPPDSDEEVRRALVPRLARSLARNLIDYPWLNDPASHLSKSGYVTSQTMIEAIHELYNPAQLDVLGRAHEAARELVLKLQESEEGPESGAG from the coding sequence ATGGCATGGAGCACTCGTGAACTTGCGGAACGAGCCGGGACGACGGTGAACACGATCCGTCACTACCACCGGCTCGGACTGCTCGAGGAACCGGAGCGCGAGTACAACGGATATAAACAATACGAGGTGCATCATCTTGTGAGCCTCTTGCGTATCCGCCGTCTCGCCGACCTCGGCGTGCCCCTCTCTCAGATCCGTGACGTCCGGGCGAGCACCGACAGCACGCCGCAGACCCTGCGTGAGCTCGACGCCGAGCTCGAGGAGAGCATCCGCAGGCTGGAGGAGGCGCGAGCCGACATCGCCGTCATCCTGCGCGATGAGGTTCCGGCAGACACGCCCGCCGGGTTCGCGTCGGTGGCGGGCAGGCTGTCGGAGACAGACGCTTCCATCCTTCACATCTACACGCAGCTGTATGACGAAGCGGCACTCGCCGACATCCAGAAGATCGCTGAGGATGTCGAGGACGTGGCTGTCGATCTCGATCGGCTGCCGCCCGACTCCGATGAGGAGGTCCGACGCGCGCTCGTTCCGCGGCTCGCCAGGAGCCTGGCGCGGAATCTCATCGACTATCCGTGGTTGAACGATCCGGCGTCTCATCTCTCCAAGAGCGGCTACGTCACCTCGCAGACCATGATCGAGGCCATCCACGAACTGTACAACCCGGCGCAGCTCGACGTGCTCGGGCGGGCGCACGAGGCCGCGCGAGAGCTGGTGCTGAAGCTGCAGGAATCGGAAGAGGGACCAGAATCCGGAGCGGGTTGA
- a CDS encoding alpha/beta fold hydrolase: protein MGYINVGDENSTPIHLYYEDQGAGQPVVLIHGYPLNGHSWEKQTRALLSAGYRVITYDRRGFGQSSKVSTGYDYDTFAADLKIVLDTLDLHDVVLVGFSMGTGELARYVANHGHERIAKLAFLASLEPYLVERDDNPEGVPQSVFDGIEAAAKDDRYAWFTEFYQNFYNLEENLGSRVSQQVVDANWNLSVTSAPVAAYAVVPTWIEDFRGDVEAVRAAGKPTLILHGTRDNILPIDATARRFHQAVPDGEYIEIEGAPHGLLWTHADDVNKALTAFLAQ, encoded by the coding sequence ATGGGTTACATCAACGTCGGGGACGAGAACAGCACCCCGATTCATCTCTACTATGAAGATCAAGGGGCCGGGCAACCCGTTGTGCTGATCCATGGTTATCCGTTGAACGGGCACAGCTGGGAGAAGCAGACGCGCGCGCTGCTCTCGGCGGGGTACCGGGTGATCACGTATGACCGCCGAGGCTTCGGTCAGTCGTCGAAGGTCAGCACGGGCTACGACTACGACACCTTCGCGGCTGATCTGAAGATCGTGCTGGACACTCTCGATCTGCACGACGTTGTTCTCGTCGGGTTCTCGATGGGCACGGGGGAACTTGCCCGCTACGTCGCCAACCATGGGCATGAGCGGATCGCGAAGCTCGCCTTCCTCGCTTCGCTGGAACCGTACCTCGTGGAGCGCGATGACAATCCGGAGGGCGTTCCGCAGAGCGTGTTCGACGGTATCGAGGCCGCCGCGAAGGACGACAGGTATGCGTGGTTCACCGAGTTCTACCAGAACTTCTACAACCTCGAAGAGAACCTCGGCTCGCGCGTCAGCCAGCAGGTCGTCGACGCGAACTGGAACCTCTCTGTCACCAGCGCACCAGTCGCCGCCTACGCTGTGGTCCCGACCTGGATCGAGGATTTCCGTGGTGATGTCGAGGCCGTCCGTGCCGCGGGGAAGCCCACCCTCATTCTGCACGGCACGAGAGACAACATCCTTCCCATCGACGCCACCGCCCGCCGCTTCCACCAGGCCGTGCCCGACGGTGAGTACATCGAGATCGAAGGCGCACCCCACGGCCTGCTTTGGACCCACGCGGACGACGTCAACAAGGCTCTGACTGCTTTCCTCGCCCAGTGA
- a CDS encoding AAA family ATPase encodes MNRGAVLVPDVDVTHGQILSLRPAEFRPLRSANTLWSQQGQEIPARHVHGRSKKFCVDIRRTVHNGCCRHTVRRDRCRAEGDGPLLLGRHAECRRGEHLLGEARAGHSGALVVRGEAGIGKTAVLEFLQTKAEELDFRIETSTGIEAEMQFAYAGLHQVCAPLFGQISTLPEPQQLALSVALGRDAGSAPDRFLVGLATLGLFSEAAEKNGLLCLVDDAQWLDPASAEVLAFVARRIEAERVAMVFSVRDGEAGGAVFAGLPEMHLRRLGDADARLLLSSVVPAPIDDDVRERIIAEARGNPLALVELPSRTPPPRLAGGFQEPDLSDVSVRVQTEYRNRVQGLPEDSQTLLLIAAADPTGDPDLLWHAAGHAGIAPRSAAAVEAVGLLEIGARVRFRHPLARSAVYRTTDAADRRRAHAALAAVTDPASEPDRRAWHAAQATSGLDERVAGELERSATRARARGGYAAAGAFMLRATQLTPDPAARAGRALEAAHAVHESGASGTALDLLDTAEAGPLDDFQRARLALLRAQIAFYLSRDPNVPEMLLRVAHDMAPFDPDLAHQTHLRALDTALVLGGPTWQTVAEAALADHSLTNAVRPVDRLLFALSATMIRGFAAGVPPLRDALRALCDADPSDTPTPRYRSWLWLAARTAVGILDDDLAYRLAEANVLSARADGALTGLASALNIHANILALGGELTRAGEMAGRSITIAESTGGVPMRQSETIVAAWRGDADTVARLRELTLRDPSAPPEGTEVALAAYATAVVHNALGEYEKAQQAAAITCECVALSLSSVGLAEMIEASTRAGDPHSAAWALEELSTRADASDTPWARGLEARSRALTLSGESAEPHYRAAIEYLEASRLTGEAARAHLVYGEWLRRAGRRQQARDELRVAHDLLSRIGADAFAARAAKELRATGEHPRRRTTPSTGELTAHELQVARQVATGATSREVGAQLFLSPRTIEAHLRNIYRKLGISSRRELRGIRLS; translated from the coding sequence ATGAATCGGGGTGCTGTTCTCGTCCCCGACGTTGATGTAACCCATGGACAGATCCTTTCGCTCCGGCCGGCAGAGTTTCGGCCGCTGAGATCAGCAAACACCCTGTGGTCGCAACAGGGTCAAGAGATTCCGGCCCGTCACGTACACGGCCGGTCAAAGAAATTCTGCGTCGACATCCGTCGAACCGTTCATAATGGCTGTTGTCGGCACACAGTTCGACGAGATCGTTGCCGAGCGGAAGGAGACGGGCCGTTGCTTTTGGGCCGGCACGCCGAGTGCCGCCGGGGCGAGCATCTGCTGGGTGAGGCGAGGGCCGGGCACAGCGGGGCGCTTGTGGTGCGCGGCGAGGCCGGCATCGGCAAAACCGCCGTCTTGGAGTTCCTGCAGACGAAAGCCGAGGAACTCGACTTCCGCATCGAGACGTCGACAGGTATCGAGGCCGAGATGCAGTTCGCCTATGCGGGTCTGCATCAGGTGTGTGCTCCCCTTTTCGGCCAGATATCCACGCTGCCGGAGCCGCAGCAGCTGGCTCTCAGCGTCGCGCTCGGTCGCGACGCCGGTTCAGCGCCCGACAGGTTCTTGGTGGGTCTGGCAACTCTCGGGCTATTCTCCGAGGCAGCTGAGAAGAACGGTCTGCTGTGTCTCGTCGACGACGCCCAGTGGCTCGACCCGGCCTCGGCGGAAGTTCTCGCCTTCGTCGCGCGGCGGATCGAGGCTGAGCGTGTGGCCATGGTGTTCAGTGTTCGCGACGGCGAGGCGGGAGGCGCGGTCTTCGCCGGTCTGCCCGAAATGCATCTGAGGAGACTCGGCGACGCGGATGCTCGGCTGCTGCTGAGTTCGGTCGTCCCGGCACCCATCGACGACGACGTGCGGGAACGGATCATCGCCGAAGCCCGCGGCAACCCGCTCGCCCTGGTGGAGCTTCCCTCTCGCACCCCGCCGCCCCGGCTGGCGGGCGGGTTCCAGGAGCCCGATCTCTCTGACGTCTCCGTACGCGTACAGACGGAGTACCGGAATCGAGTACAGGGGCTCCCCGAAGACAGTCAGACGCTGCTGCTGATCGCCGCCGCCGACCCCACAGGGGACCCGGATCTGCTCTGGCACGCCGCCGGACACGCCGGCATCGCTCCCAGGTCGGCGGCCGCAGTCGAGGCGGTGGGTCTGTTGGAGATCGGCGCCCGGGTGCGCTTCCGCCATCCCCTCGCCCGATCAGCCGTCTATCGCACTACGGACGCGGCCGACCGGCGGCGCGCCCACGCAGCTCTGGCGGCTGTCACCGACCCGGCATCTGAGCCGGATCGCCGAGCCTGGCATGCGGCCCAGGCGACCTCCGGGCTTGACGAGCGCGTCGCCGGGGAGCTGGAGAGATCGGCCACCCGTGCCAGAGCGCGCGGAGGCTACGCGGCAGCCGGAGCGTTCATGCTGCGAGCGACGCAGCTGACACCAGATCCGGCGGCTCGGGCAGGACGCGCCCTCGAGGCGGCACATGCCGTGCACGAGTCGGGTGCGTCTGGCACCGCGCTCGATCTGCTCGATACGGCTGAAGCGGGCCCGCTCGACGACTTCCAGCGTGCGCGCTTGGCGCTGCTGCGGGCGCAGATCGCCTTCTACTTGAGCCGAGATCCCAACGTCCCGGAGATGCTCCTGCGTGTCGCACACGACATGGCACCTTTCGATCCGGACCTTGCCCACCAGACGCATCTTCGCGCCCTTGATACGGCACTCGTCCTCGGTGGTCCGACGTGGCAAACTGTCGCCGAGGCCGCCCTCGCGGACCACTCGCTCACGAACGCCGTCCGACCGGTTGACCGCCTGCTCTTCGCGCTATCGGCAACGATGATCCGAGGGTTCGCCGCCGGCGTTCCCCCGCTCCGCGATGCATTGCGAGCGCTGTGCGATGCCGACCCTTCCGATACCCCGACACCGCGTTACCGGTCCTGGCTCTGGCTGGCGGCACGCACTGCTGTCGGCATCCTCGACGACGACCTCGCCTATCGACTCGCGGAGGCAAACGTCCTATCGGCTCGAGCAGACGGTGCTCTGACCGGTCTCGCCAGCGCGCTCAACATCCACGCCAACATCCTGGCGCTCGGAGGCGAGCTCACCCGGGCCGGCGAGATGGCAGGGCGATCGATCACGATCGCGGAATCCACCGGCGGAGTGCCGATGCGCCAATCCGAGACCATCGTTGCCGCATGGCGAGGTGACGCTGACACCGTGGCCAGGCTGCGAGAGCTCACGTTGCGGGACCCCAGTGCTCCCCCGGAAGGAACGGAGGTCGCACTGGCCGCATACGCGACCGCTGTGGTGCACAACGCCCTCGGCGAGTACGAGAAGGCGCAGCAAGCCGCGGCGATCACCTGCGAGTGCGTCGCACTGTCGCTGAGCAGCGTCGGCCTGGCCGAAATGATCGAGGCGTCGACTCGAGCCGGCGACCCGCACAGCGCCGCCTGGGCCCTTGAGGAGCTGAGCACCCGTGCGGACGCCAGCGACACCCCGTGGGCTCGCGGCCTAGAGGCTCGCTCGCGTGCGCTCACGCTCTCCGGCGAGTCGGCTGAACCTCACTATCGCGCCGCGATTGAGTATCTCGAGGCCTCACGACTGACCGGCGAAGCGGCGCGGGCTCACCTCGTCTACGGGGAATGGCTGCGTCGCGCGGGGCGCCGCCAGCAAGCCCGGGATGAGCTGCGGGTAGCGCACGACCTCCTCTCGCGCATCGGTGCGGACGCCTTCGCCGCGCGAGCGGCGAAAGAGCTCCGTGCGACCGGTGAACACCCACGTCGTCGTACGACGCCATCGACCGGTGAACTCACCGCCCATGAACTGCAGGTCGCGAGGCAGGTGGCCACCGGCGCCACTTCCAGGGAAGTGGGTGCGCAGCTGTTCCTGAGCCCACGCACGATCGAGGCCCACCTGCGGAACATCTACCGCAAGCTCGGGATCAGTTCGCGTCGCGAGCTGCGAGGCATCCGGCTGTCCTGA
- a CDS encoding TetR/AcrR family transcriptional regulator yields the protein MAEPQKRNTERTRRAVLDAAMHAILDRGTRVTIAEIAESAGVSKSGLIHHFGNRDQLFVAVVKDMSEQLREAVVAELDLSENHPGKMLRAYVRALCKGGADAAAARDFAAAANWNGLSAIPAIAALLEEYDAWWSEQLAADGLSAERIQIVRRATEGVVAAVLQGGEDESSIAAARRLLLELATEGSFSQPL from the coding sequence ATGGCAGAGCCGCAGAAGCGCAACACCGAGCGCACCCGCCGGGCGGTCCTCGACGCGGCGATGCACGCGATCCTCGACCGGGGCACTCGTGTGACGATCGCAGAGATCGCGGAGAGCGCTGGGGTCTCGAAGAGTGGGCTGATTCACCATTTCGGTAATCGTGATCAACTGTTCGTCGCCGTCGTGAAGGACATGTCTGAGCAGCTCCGAGAGGCAGTCGTCGCCGAACTCGACCTGTCGGAGAATCATCCGGGGAAGATGCTGCGGGCCTACGTTCGCGCGCTTTGCAAAGGGGGCGCCGACGCGGCGGCGGCGCGTGACTTCGCTGCGGCAGCCAATTGGAACGGGCTGTCCGCGATCCCTGCGATCGCCGCTCTCCTTGAGGAGTACGACGCATGGTGGAGCGAACAGCTCGCGGCTGACGGGCTGAGCGCTGAGCGCATCCAGATTGTTCGCCGGGCAACGGAGGGGGTGGTGGCCGCGGTACTGCAGGGGGGCGAAGATGAGTCGAGCATCGCCGCGGCCCGCCGCCTGTTGCTGGAGCTGGCCACGGAAGGCTCCTTCAGTCAGCCCCTCTGA
- a CDS encoding DUF4260 family protein: MSQHTYGKSVATVQRLENGAIAAAIVIAVIAAGQPWWWLAAAFLAFDLSALGYTGSPRLGALLYNAVHNYTAPAILMVVYAGFLLGGQDLSWLALSAACWAFHVAVDRALGYGLKLHDFAHTHLGRIGRRATAQR; this comes from the coding sequence ATGAGCCAGCACACATACGGCAAGAGCGTCGCGACCGTCCAGCGCCTCGAGAACGGCGCCATCGCGGCCGCCATCGTCATCGCCGTCATCGCCGCGGGACAGCCGTGGTGGTGGCTGGCCGCCGCCTTTCTCGCCTTCGACCTCTCCGCCCTCGGCTACACGGGCAGCCCACGCTTGGGGGCACTCCTCTACAACGCCGTGCACAACTACACCGCACCGGCGATCCTGATGGTGGTGTACGCGGGCTTCCTGCTCGGCGGGCAGGATCTATCCTGGCTCGCTCTCAGCGCCGCCTGCTGGGCGTTCCATGTCGCCGTCGATCGAGCGCTCGGGTACGGACTCAAGCTGCACGACTTCGCACACACTCATCTCGGCCGAATCGGACGCCGCGCGACCGCTCAGCGGTGA
- the poxB gene encoding ubiquinone-dependent pyruvate dehydrogenase, translating to MSTVAENIVKALHANGIDRVYGLPGDSLNGFTDALRKNGAIRWVLVRHEESAAFAAAADAATTGQLAVVAGSCGPGNLHLINGLYDANRSRVPVLAIAAHIPTNEIGTGYFQETHPQELFRECSVYVEYVADPRQMPRLLEIAMRAAIEKRGVAVLVIPGDVALADIADDRTVVIERTKPVVVPSGAELERAATLLNEAKSVTILAGAGVEGAHDEVIALADRLGAPIVHALRGKEFIEYDNPFDVGMTGLLGFASGYRAMETADAVLVLGSDFPYEQFYPERATTIQVDIRGAQLGKRHPLDLGLVGDVGATSAALLPWLAEKDRGHLADATAHYRKTRAKLDDLAVPTKAGRAIHPQYLARLLDEHGAGDAIFTADVGSPTVWAARYLSMTEERRLIGSFTHGSMANALMHGIGAQVAHPDRQVVALAGDGGLAMMLGELLTLTQNRLPVKTIVMNNSSLNFIELEMKAAGLVPYGTGLANPSFAAIAEAMGIYARRVENSEDLPEAVREVLAHDGPALLDVVTERQELSMPPAIEAAHVKGLALYAIRTVMSGRGDELLDLARANWRLLL from the coding sequence ATGTCCACCGTCGCTGAGAACATCGTCAAGGCTCTGCACGCCAACGGGATCGACCGCGTCTACGGCCTCCCAGGAGATTCGCTGAACGGCTTCACAGATGCCTTGCGCAAGAACGGCGCGATCCGATGGGTCCTCGTCCGTCACGAGGAGTCCGCGGCGTTCGCTGCGGCGGCGGATGCGGCGACGACCGGGCAGCTTGCGGTCGTCGCAGGATCCTGCGGGCCCGGCAACCTCCACCTGATCAACGGTTTGTACGACGCGAACCGCTCACGGGTACCCGTGCTCGCGATCGCGGCGCACATCCCCACGAACGAGATCGGCACGGGCTACTTTCAGGAGACCCACCCGCAGGAGCTCTTCCGCGAGTGCAGCGTCTATGTCGAGTATGTCGCCGATCCTCGCCAGATGCCGCGTCTGCTCGAGATCGCGATGCGTGCGGCGATCGAGAAGCGCGGCGTCGCCGTGCTGGTGATCCCCGGAGACGTCGCGCTGGCTGACATCGCTGATGACCGCACCGTCGTGATCGAGCGAACCAAGCCCGTGGTCGTGCCGAGCGGCGCTGAGCTCGAACGAGCCGCGACCTTGCTGAACGAAGCCAAGAGCGTGACGATCCTCGCCGGCGCGGGAGTGGAAGGTGCGCACGACGAGGTGATCGCGTTGGCTGACCGACTGGGCGCACCGATCGTGCACGCACTGCGGGGTAAGGAGTTCATCGAGTACGACAACCCATTCGACGTCGGCATGACGGGTCTGCTCGGCTTCGCCTCGGGCTATCGGGCGATGGAGACGGCGGATGCCGTGCTGGTGCTCGGCAGCGACTTCCCATACGAGCAGTTCTATCCCGAGCGCGCCACGACCATCCAGGTCGACATCCGCGGTGCGCAGCTGGGCAAGCGACATCCGCTCGACCTCGGTCTCGTCGGAGACGTCGGCGCGACGTCCGCGGCGCTCCTGCCGTGGCTCGCGGAGAAGGACCGCGGACACCTCGCCGATGCCACGGCGCACTATCGCAAGACACGGGCGAAGCTCGACGACCTGGCGGTCCCCACGAAGGCCGGTCGAGCCATCCATCCGCAGTACCTCGCCCGGCTCCTGGATGAGCACGGGGCGGGCGACGCGATCTTCACCGCGGATGTCGGCTCGCCCACGGTGTGGGCGGCGAGATATCTCTCCATGACCGAGGAACGGCGACTGATTGGCTCCTTCACGCACGGTTCCATGGCGAACGCGCTCATGCACGGGATCGGCGCGCAGGTGGCGCATCCGGACCGCCAGGTCGTCGCGCTCGCTGGTGACGGGGGCCTCGCGATGATGCTGGGCGAGCTGCTGACTCTCACGCAGAACCGTCTGCCGGTCAAGACGATCGTGATGAACAACTCGTCGCTCAACTTCATCGAGCTCGAGATGAAGGCCGCCGGTTTGGTCCCGTACGGCACCGGGCTCGCGAATCCCAGCTTCGCGGCGATCGCCGAGGCCATGGGCATCTACGCGCGCCGGGTGGAGAACAGCGAGGACCTCCCTGAAGCGGTGCGTGAGGTGCTCGCCCACGACGGTCCTGCTCTGCTCGACGTCGTGACCGAGCGGCAGGAGCTGTCGATGCCCCCGGCGATCGAAGCCGCCCACGTGAAGGGGCTCGCGCTGTACGCGATTCGCACGGTCATGTCGGGTCGAGGAGACGAGCTGCTCGACCTCGCCCGCGCGAACTGGCGCCTGCTGTTATGA
- a CDS encoding SDR family NAD(P)-dependent oxidoreductase, with protein MTTPHQRVAIITGAGSTQGIGFAAARLLGGAGNRVVITSTTDRIFQRVAELRDLGIRAEGVVADLTDQAGAKAVVARASNSFGGVDILVNNAGMTAVSDSYASGAIRGTFIDHWHASLERNLTTTFLMTRMVVGFMQAAGYGRIVNVSSVSGPVAAYGGDDAYHAAKAGILGLTRSTALDTAPHGITVNAVAPGWIDTASASNRERRMGAATPVGRSGTADEVAYVIASLAGEGASYITGQLITIDGANSISEERGH; from the coding sequence ATGACCACGCCACATCAGCGCGTCGCCATCATCACGGGCGCGGGAAGCACGCAGGGCATCGGGTTCGCGGCAGCCCGTCTGCTTGGCGGCGCCGGAAATCGAGTCGTGATCACGTCGACGACGGATCGCATCTTCCAACGGGTCGCAGAACTGCGTGACCTCGGGATCCGGGCGGAAGGAGTGGTCGCCGATCTCACCGACCAGGCCGGCGCGAAGGCCGTCGTCGCGCGTGCATCGAACTCGTTCGGCGGCGTGGACATTCTCGTCAACAACGCCGGGATGACGGCCGTATCCGACTCGTACGCTTCCGGCGCGATCCGAGGAACGTTCATCGACCATTGGCATGCCTCGCTCGAGCGGAACCTGACGACGACCTTCCTGATGACCCGCATGGTCGTCGGCTTCATGCAGGCCGCCGGCTACGGCCGAATCGTCAACGTGTCATCGGTATCAGGGCCCGTCGCGGCATACGGCGGCGACGACGCCTACCACGCGGCGAAAGCCGGCATCCTCGGGCTGACGCGCTCAACTGCGCTCGACACGGCACCACACGGCATCACCGTGAACGCCGTCGCTCCGGGGTGGATCGACACCGCATCCGCCTCCAATCGCGAACGGCGGATGGGCGCCGCCACGCCCGTCGGCCGGTCCGGCACTGCAGACGAGGTGGCGTACGTGATCGCGTCCCTCGCAGGGGAGGGCGCGTCATACATCACCGGTCAGCTCATCACGATCGACGGAGCCAACTCCATCAGCGAAGAGCGCGGGCACTGA